Proteins from one Rhizobium sp. CB3090 genomic window:
- the hutH gene encoding histidine ammonia-lyase, whose translation MTITLRTVLSWRDVASVAEGAPLSLAPAVRERIAYASRIVERIVETGVRAYGVNTGVGALSDTVVDRESQSRLSRNIILSHASGVGELLAPREVRAIIAAEIANFAHGHSGVRPEIVSHLAIFLEKDCIPDVPSKGSAGYLTHSAHIALVLIGEGGARVAGKAMSGREALAAIGLEPLVLGAKEGLSLVNGTACATGLSSVALARAERLLAWADAIAALTLEAAGCQMAAFDQAVLALRPSKGIAAVGASLRARLQGSGLVAAALGRRTQDALSLRAIPHAHGAARDVFDNSARVVDQELASVTDNPAVSGTPENPVVSSEAHAVAPALGQAADGLAIALAQIAAMSERRMDRLVNPLVSGLPAFLAGDAGSNSGFMIAQYTAAALANENRRLAVPASTDGGLTSGLQEDFLAHPTAAANKLLAVIDNAEYILAIELMAAAQAHDFLNAAGTRAEGTDAIYKMVRARIPHYGDVRPLSGDMEALRNLIRGTLPPDISE comes from the coding sequence ATGACTATCACGCTGCGAACGGTGCTGAGCTGGCGGGATGTCGCCAGCGTGGCGGAAGGCGCGCCTCTATCGCTCGCACCGGCAGTCCGGGAGCGCATCGCCTATGCCAGCCGGATCGTCGAACGCATCGTCGAGACCGGCGTGCGCGCCTATGGTGTCAACACCGGCGTTGGCGCGCTGTCGGACACGGTGGTTGATCGTGAATCCCAGAGCCGTTTGTCGCGCAATATCATCCTCAGCCATGCCTCCGGCGTCGGGGAGCTGCTGGCGCCGCGCGAGGTGCGTGCCATCATCGCGGCCGAGATCGCCAATTTCGCCCATGGCCATTCCGGCGTGCGGCCGGAAATCGTCAGTCATCTCGCGATCTTTCTCGAAAAAGATTGCATCCCCGACGTGCCCTCGAAAGGTTCGGCCGGTTATCTGACGCACAGTGCCCATATCGCGCTGGTGCTGATCGGTGAGGGTGGTGCCCGGGTTGCCGGAAAGGCGATGAGCGGACGTGAAGCCTTGGCCGCAATCGGTCTCGAACCGCTCGTGCTCGGCGCCAAGGAAGGACTGAGCCTCGTCAATGGCACGGCCTGCGCGACCGGTCTGTCCAGCGTGGCGCTGGCTCGTGCCGAACGCCTGCTTGCCTGGGCCGATGCCATAGCGGCGCTGACGCTTGAGGCAGCCGGTTGCCAAATGGCGGCATTCGACCAAGCTGTGCTGGCGCTGCGTCCGTCTAAGGGTATTGCTGCAGTCGGTGCTTCGTTGCGCGCCCGGTTGCAGGGCAGCGGCCTCGTCGCCGCGGCTTTAGGCCGGCGCACGCAGGATGCCCTCAGCCTGCGCGCCATTCCGCATGCTCACGGCGCGGCGCGCGATGTCTTCGATAATTCCGCGCGCGTTGTCGATCAGGAGCTTGCCTCAGTCACCGACAATCCGGCAGTTTCCGGCACGCCGGAAAACCCGGTGGTTTCGTCAGAAGCCCATGCGGTTGCCCCGGCGCTCGGACAAGCCGCCGACGGCCTTGCTATCGCGCTCGCCCAGATAGCAGCGATGAGCGAGCGGCGCATGGACCGGCTGGTCAATCCGCTTGTCAGCGGTCTGCCGGCTTTCCTCGCCGGCGATGCCGGCAGCAATTCCGGTTTCATGATCGCGCAATATACGGCCGCAGCACTCGCCAACGAAAACCGCCGGTTGGCAGTACCTGCCAGCACCGACGGCGGGCTGACCTCCGGCCTGCAGGAGGATTTCCTCGCGCATCCAACAGCCGCGGCAAACAAGCTGCTCGCGGTGATCGACAATGCCGAATATATCCTGGCGATCGAACTGATGGCGGCGGCGCAGGCGCATGATTTCCTGAATGCCGCGGGAACGCGCGCCGAGGGAACCGACGCGATCTACAAGATGGTGCGCGCCCGCATCCCGCATTATGGCGACGTCCGTCCCTTGAGCGGCGACATGGAAGCCTTGCGAAACCTCATTCGCGGGACGCTGCCGCCGGATATCAGCGAATAG
- a CDS encoding nodulation protein NfeD, producing MLPILTLTLALASAFGLTASPTFAAERVAMVLKVNGAIGPATSDYVRRGLQRASEEGATLVVLQIDTPGGLDTSMRDIIRAILASPVPVAGFVAPSGARAASAGTYILYASHISAMAPGTNIGAATPIAIGGNPFGGGSEPDKGNSSGQGNTQGQPSRSASEAKAVNDAVAYIRGLAELRNRNADWAERAVREAASLSSTAAVHEHVVDFTANTIQDLLTQAQGRTVRVGQTDVRLDTAGLAVREFEPDWRTRVLSVITDPNIALILMMVGIYGIIFEFLTPGTFVPGTIGGICLLLGLYALALLPVNYAGFGLIVLGVGLTVAEAHSPSFGALGMGGGIALVLGAAILFETDVPGFEVSWSVLGGIAVAALAFSLIVARLAILSRWRKVSTGTEQMIGMSGKVDSWTGAAGYVIARGERWKAVSSEPLAAGDAVKVTGRNGLTLEVIRAT from the coding sequence ATGCTGCCAATCCTCACCTTGACGCTGGCCCTGGCATCGGCTTTCGGCCTGACCGCCTCACCGACATTTGCGGCGGAGCGCGTTGCCATGGTCCTGAAGGTGAACGGCGCGATCGGCCCGGCGACATCAGACTATGTACGGCGCGGCCTTCAACGTGCGAGCGAAGAGGGAGCGACCCTCGTCGTTCTGCAGATCGATACGCCCGGCGGGCTCGACACTTCGATGCGGGACATCATCAGGGCGATCCTTGCCTCACCCGTACCTGTGGCGGGGTTTGTGGCGCCAAGCGGCGCCCGGGCTGCAAGCGCCGGCACCTATATTCTCTATGCGAGCCACATCTCGGCGATGGCGCCGGGCACCAATATCGGCGCAGCCACTCCGATCGCAATCGGCGGCAACCCGTTCGGTGGCGGTTCGGAACCGGACAAGGGAAATTCAAGCGGGCAAGGCAACACACAAGGACAGCCCTCCCGCAGCGCCAGCGAAGCGAAAGCGGTCAATGACGCCGTCGCCTATATTCGCGGACTGGCCGAACTGCGCAATCGCAACGCCGATTGGGCGGAACGGGCCGTGCGGGAAGCCGCGAGCCTTTCTTCGACCGCAGCGGTGCACGAGCACGTCGTCGATTTCACGGCAAACACCATTCAAGACCTCTTGACCCAGGCGCAGGGACGTACGGTTCGCGTCGGCCAGACGGATGTCCGCCTCGATACCGCCGGCCTTGCCGTTCGGGAATTCGAGCCGGACTGGCGGACGCGTGTGCTTTCCGTGATTACCGATCCGAACATCGCGCTGATCCTGATGATGGTCGGGATCTATGGCATAATCTTCGAATTTCTCACCCCGGGGACATTTGTCCCCGGCACGATCGGCGGCATATGCCTGCTGCTCGGTCTCTACGCTCTGGCATTGCTGCCGGTGAATTATGCCGGCTTCGGACTGATCGTCCTCGGCGTCGGGCTGACCGTGGCCGAAGCGCATTCGCCCTCGTTTGGCGCCCTCGGCATGGGCGGTGGCATTGCGCTCGTGCTCGGAGCGGCCATTTTGTTCGAGACGGATGTTCCTGGCTTTGAGGTGTCCTGGTCCGTGCTGGGCGGCATCGCCGTGGCAGCCCTTGCGTTCAGCCTTATCGTCGCCCGTCTCGCTATCCTCTCGCGCTGGCGCAAGGTCAGCACCGGCACGGAACAGATGATCGGCATGTCAGGCAAGGTCGACAGTTGGACAGGTGCTGCAGGCTACGTCATCGCGCGTGGCGAGCGCTGGAAGGCAGTCTCCTCGGAGCCGCTTGCGGCGGGAGACGCCGTTAAGGTGACCGGCCGCAACGGTCTGACGCTCGAGGTGATCCGCGCCACTTGA
- a CDS encoding GH25 family lysozyme yields MRLAAVSAIFLTSLILSACAASSGPEDVMVVAPPSQETTNSISRSSGPVPSAEVGSATPQVVQQQALTWTEPEPRPQAFLPTAKTDSVPIPSDKPVALLMPVNPVISAAPQTRMQIYSRRFRDAKPINFGSSSPRKLAVHGVDVSRWQGEIDWEKLQAQGANFVYLKATDGGDHLDPMFKKNWRRAKEAGLKRGAYHFFYWCRTAGEQADWFIRNVPREAGALPPVIDVEWNGESSCKRRPSREHVLEKMQVFMDRLERYYGQRPIIYTAPDFYRDNLKGEFTDYPFWLRSVAAHPSQVYPGRKWLFWQYSGSGLTHGVEGRIDLNAFHGSAEEWHNWLASRSN; encoded by the coding sequence ATGCGTCTAGCGGCTGTGTCAGCAATCTTTCTCACCTCTTTGATCTTGTCGGCCTGCGCCGCCAGTTCCGGTCCGGAAGACGTCATGGTCGTCGCGCCACCGTCGCAGGAGACGACCAATTCCATCAGCCGATCGAGCGGACCCGTGCCATCCGCCGAGGTGGGCAGCGCCACCCCGCAGGTCGTCCAGCAGCAGGCGTTGACATGGACGGAGCCGGAACCGCGGCCGCAGGCCTTCCTGCCAACAGCCAAGACCGACAGCGTACCGATCCCCTCGGACAAACCAGTCGCTCTGCTCATGCCGGTGAACCCTGTAATCAGCGCAGCGCCGCAAACGCGGATGCAAATCTACAGCCGTCGTTTCCGCGACGCCAAGCCCATCAATTTCGGCAGTTCCTCACCAAGAAAACTGGCAGTGCATGGCGTCGACGTTTCCCGTTGGCAGGGCGAAATCGACTGGGAAAAGTTGCAGGCGCAAGGTGCGAATTTCGTCTATTTGAAAGCGACCGACGGCGGCGATCACCTCGATCCTATGTTCAAGAAGAATTGGCGTAGGGCCAAGGAGGCCGGGCTAAAGCGGGGCGCCTATCATTTCTTCTACTGGTGCCGAACGGCCGGCGAACAGGCCGACTGGTTCATCCGCAACGTTCCGAGGGAGGCAGGCGCCCTTCCGCCGGTGATAGACGTCGAATGGAATGGCGAATCGAGCTGCAAGAGACGGCCCTCACGCGAGCATGTTCTCGAAAAAATGCAGGTCTTTATGGACAGGCTGGAGAGGTATTACGGCCAGCGCCCGATCATTTACACCGCACCGGATTTCTACCGCGACAATCTGAAGGGTGAATTCACCGACTATCCCTTCTGGCTGCGCTCGGTGGCCGCGCATCCCTCTCAGGTCTATCCGGGACGGAAATGGCTCTTCTGGCAATATTCCGGTTCCGGTCTCACACACGGCGTCGAAGGGCGGATCGACCTCAATGCTTTCCACGGCAGCGCGGAAGAATGGCACAACTGGCTGGCGTCGCGTTCGAATTGA
- a CDS encoding DUF1127 domain-containing protein: MTAALVRRIGLELEKRRSRNALAELTPDQLDDIGITPEEARVECQKSWFWD, translated from the coding sequence ATGACTGCTGCCTTAGTAAGACGCATTGGTCTTGAGCTGGAAAAGCGTCGGAGCCGTAACGCGCTGGCTGAGCTGACCCCGGATCAGCTCGACGACATTGGTATCACACCCGAAGAGGCGCGGGTTGAATGTCAAAAATCTTGGTTCTGGGACTAG
- a CDS encoding slipin family protein produces MGMFADLAFYLVVILILLLVLASAIKILREYERGVVFTLGRFTGVKGPGLFLLIPYVQQMMRVDLRTRVLDVPGQDVISRDNVSVRVSAVIYFRVIDPERSTIQVEDFMMATSQLAQTTLRSVLGKHDLDEMLAERDKLNSDIQEILDAQTDAWGIKVANVEIKHVDINESMIRAIARQAEAERERRAKIINADGEQQAAAKLLEAAEILAKQPEAMQLRYLGTLNVIASEKSSTILFPFPMEFANLLLAKTDKPSQ; encoded by the coding sequence ATGGGCATGTTCGCAGATCTCGCCTTCTACCTTGTGGTCATCCTAATCTTGCTGCTCGTCCTCGCATCGGCGATCAAAATCCTGCGGGAATACGAGCGCGGCGTTGTGTTCACGCTCGGCCGCTTCACCGGCGTCAAGGGCCCCGGCCTGTTTCTGCTCATCCCCTATGTCCAGCAGATGATGCGGGTCGATCTGCGTACCAGGGTGCTCGACGTGCCCGGCCAGGATGTGATTTCGCGCGACAATGTCTCGGTCCGCGTCAGTGCGGTAATCTATTTTCGCGTCATCGATCCGGAGAGGTCGACGATCCAGGTCGAGGACTTCATGATGGCAACAAGCCAACTTGCCCAGACGACGCTGCGTTCGGTACTCGGCAAGCATGACCTCGACGAGATGCTGGCCGAGCGTGACAAGCTCAACAGCGACATCCAGGAAATCCTCGACGCCCAGACCGATGCCTGGGGCATCAAGGTCGCCAATGTCGAGATCAAGCATGTCGACATCAATGAATCGATGATCCGTGCGATTGCCCGGCAAGCGGAGGCGGAACGCGAGCGGCGCGCCAAGATCATCAATGCCGACGGCGAGCAGCAGGCGGCGGCGAAGCTCCTCGAAGCAGCCGAAATCCTGGCCAAGCAACCGGAAGCGATGCAACTTCGCTATTTAGGCACGCTGAACGTCATCGCCAGCGAGAAGAGCTCGACGATCCTGTTCCCCTTCCCGATGGAATTCGCCAATCTCCTGCTCGCCAAGACGGATAAACCATCGCAATGA
- a CDS encoding helix-turn-helix domain-containing protein: MDSMITAAARALAGGDPLGALKRVALRDDAPALALRGIAMAQLGDLGRAKALLKSAASAFGPKEAMARARCIVAEAEIALVSRDLTWPAKALSAARVTLETHGDRLNATHARNLEIRRLLLIGHLDEAERVLAELDPTPLPPASRAAYELVVAGIAIRRLKTKAARAALTRAEQAARAADIPALTAEVEGASLVLNTAAARLILRGEERPLLLEEVETLLESGTLVVDACRNVVRSAGTVVSLATRPVLFTLARVLGEAWPGDVPRSTLLARAFRAKHADESHRARLRVEMGRLRAELRTLADVKATKRGFALVPRRSREVAVLAPPVEEQHAALLAFLADGESWSSSALAIVLGASPRTVQRALEQLAEVGKVQSLGLGRARRWMTPPVLGFPTILLLPGPLPNE, encoded by the coding sequence ATGGACTCGATGATCACCGCTGCAGCACGTGCGCTGGCGGGCGGCGATCCTCTCGGCGCGTTGAAGCGGGTTGCCCTGCGTGACGATGCGCCGGCTCTCGCACTCAGAGGTATCGCGATGGCGCAGCTCGGCGATCTCGGCCGTGCAAAGGCGCTTCTCAAAAGCGCTGCAAGCGCCTTTGGACCGAAGGAGGCCATGGCTCGCGCGCGGTGCATCGTTGCCGAAGCCGAGATCGCACTTGTCTCGCGTGACCTCACCTGGCCTGCCAAGGCTCTTTCTGCTGCGCGCGTAACGCTGGAGACGCATGGCGACCGATTGAATGCCACGCATGCCCGCAATCTCGAAATTCGGCGCCTGCTGCTGATCGGCCATCTCGATGAAGCCGAGCGCGTGCTCGCCGAGCTCGACCCGACACCGCTCCCTCCCGCCTCAAGGGCTGCTTACGAGCTGGTGGTTGCCGGTATAGCCATTCGCCGCCTGAAGACGAAGGCTGCCCGCGCTGCGCTGACACGGGCGGAGCAGGCCGCGCGCGCTGCGGATATCCCCGCGCTCACAGCGGAGGTCGAAGGCGCTTCTCTCGTTCTGAATACAGCCGCGGCGCGGCTGATCCTGCGTGGCGAGGAGCGTCCGCTCCTGCTTGAGGAGGTCGAAACGCTCCTGGAGTCCGGGACGCTCGTGGTGGACGCATGCCGGAATGTCGTTCGGAGCGCGGGAACGGTCGTTTCGCTCGCGACGCGCCCGGTCCTGTTTACGCTTGCTCGCGTCTTGGGTGAAGCCTGGCCCGGAGACGTGCCGAGGAGTACGCTCCTCGCGCGTGCCTTCCGGGCGAAACACGCCGATGAATCGCATCGTGCGCGGCTGCGTGTCGAAATGGGGCGACTTCGCGCGGAGCTGCGGACGCTGGCGGATGTCAAGGCGACGAAACGAGGCTTCGCGCTGGTGCCGCGCCGCTCGCGTGAGGTCGCCGTCCTGGCGCCGCCGGTCGAAGAGCAGCATGCGGCGCTGCTCGCCTTTCTTGCCGACGGCGAGTCCTGGTCGAGCTCGGCGCTGGCGATTGTGCTGGGGGCGAGCCCGCGCACGGTACAGCGGGCGCTCGAACAGCTTGCGGAAGTTGGTAAGGTACAGTCGTTGGGTCTAGGGAGGGCGCGCCGTTGGATGACGCCGCCCGTTCTCGGATTCCCGACAATCTTGTTACTCCCCGGTCCTTTGCCGAACGAATAG
- a CDS encoding thioredoxin family protein translates to MTAHAIATRKEWLAARLDLLADEKALTRQSDELALRRQALPWVRIDKDYRFETENGSASLVDLFKGRSQLLVYHFMFGPDYTAGCPSCSSIADGFNGFFVHLENHDVAFSAISSAPLAKLQTFKQRMGWTFPWASSFGSDFNSDFGVWFSEEQQRDGGIEYNFRREAPLPQPPASKAVQGCEACGSEEPVTQIAAMTGTDAATFTRDRPGVSAFVLDDGVVYHTYSSYARGLDGLWGMYQWLDRAPKGRNESGIWWRHHDRYGRS, encoded by the coding sequence ATGACCGCACATGCGATAGCAACACGCAAGGAATGGTTGGCCGCAAGGCTGGACCTGCTCGCAGATGAGAAGGCACTGACGCGGCAGAGCGACGAATTGGCGCTGCGCCGGCAAGCCCTCCCCTGGGTGCGGATCGACAAGGACTATCGTTTCGAGACGGAGAATGGCAGCGCCTCGCTTGTCGATCTCTTCAAGGGGCGCTCGCAGCTTCTCGTCTATCACTTCATGTTCGGCCCCGACTATACGGCCGGCTGCCCGTCCTGCTCTTCGATCGCGGATGGTTTCAACGGCTTCTTCGTTCATCTCGAAAATCACGATGTCGCCTTCTCGGCGATATCGAGCGCGCCGCTGGCAAAGCTGCAGACCTTCAAGCAGCGGATGGGCTGGACCTTCCCCTGGGCGTCCTCGTTCGGCAGCGATTTCAATAGCGACTTCGGCGTCTGGTTCAGCGAAGAGCAGCAACGCGATGGCGGCATCGAGTACAATTTCCGCCGCGAGGCGCCTCTACCTCAGCCTCCAGCAAGCAAGGCCGTTCAGGGATGCGAAGCGTGCGGCAGCGAGGAACCAGTGACGCAAATAGCAGCTATGACCGGGACCGACGCCGCCACATTTACGCGCGACAGGCCGGGCGTCAGCGCCTTCGTACTCGATGACGGCGTCGTTTATCACACCTATTCCAGCTATGCGCGCGGGCTCGATGGCCTCTGGGGCATGTACCAATGGCTCGACCGTGCCCCCAAGGGACGCAACGAGAGTGGGATCTGGTGGCGCCATCATGACCGGTACGGCCGGAGCTGA
- the solA gene encoding N-methyl-L-tryptophan oxidase, whose protein sequence is MTAEFDVAVIGLGAMGSAAVSFLSARGVKTIGIDAHFPAHALSSSHGDSRLIRLGYFEDPSYVPLLQRAYENWRALEARLRADVLTITGVLQIGKPDSKIVSGTLASCELHDLPYEELDRKAMALRFPVFALDEGEMAVLDPQGGYLRPETAVMGYLKLAAEDGAVLHFGEKVTAIEPDDAGVTISSAAGRYRARKLIVSTGSWIAELVPQLREHANPIRQVVAWYQPRDGFVTQPHRMPAFLRDEGEGGSYFGFPAIGVDGVKVGRHAHFMEPIDPNRPNPPVNDRDTALLDSFIAKRLPAAAGVRVNAVTCRYTMLPSEDFLIDLMPAEPHVVVASPCSGHGFKFTSVVGEILADLAMEGGTELPISAFSFKAMENFLAPHKMQAHG, encoded by the coding sequence ATGACTGCTGAGTTCGACGTTGCCGTCATCGGCCTCGGTGCCATGGGAAGCGCGGCAGTTTCCTTTCTCTCGGCGCGCGGCGTCAAGACGATCGGCATCGATGCCCACTTTCCCGCCCACGCCTTGAGTTCATCGCACGGCGACAGCCGGCTGATCCGCCTCGGCTATTTTGAGGACCCGTCCTATGTGCCGTTGCTGCAGCGTGCCTATGAGAACTGGCGGGCGCTGGAAGCGCGGCTGCGCGCCGATGTCCTGACGATCACCGGCGTCCTGCAGATCGGCAAGCCGGACAGCAAGATCGTCAGCGGTACGCTGGCCTCCTGCGAACTGCACGATTTGCCTTACGAGGAGCTGGATCGGAAGGCGATGGCACTGCGTTTCCCGGTCTTTGCGTTGGACGAAGGGGAGATGGCGGTGCTCGATCCGCAAGGCGGCTATCTCCGTCCGGAAACGGCTGTCATGGGCTATCTGAAGCTGGCGGCGGAAGATGGGGCGGTCCTGCATTTCGGCGAGAAGGTGACGGCAATCGAGCCCGACGATGCCGGCGTGACGATTTCGTCTGCTGCCGGCCGCTATCGCGCCAGGAAGTTGATCGTCTCGACGGGCTCGTGGATTGCCGAACTGGTACCGCAGTTGCGGGAACATGCCAATCCGATCCGGCAGGTCGTCGCCTGGTATCAGCCGCGCGACGGCTTCGTGACGCAGCCGCATCGCATGCCCGCCTTCCTCCGCGATGAGGGCGAGGGAGGCTCTTATTTCGGCTTCCCGGCCATCGGCGTTGACGGCGTCAAGGTCGGCCGCCACGCCCATTTCATGGAGCCGATCGATCCGAACCGGCCAAATCCGCCTGTCAATGACAGGGATACGGCACTGCTGGATAGCTTTATCGCCAAGCGCCTTCCGGCCGCGGCGGGCGTTCGTGTGAATGCGGTCACCTGCCGCTACACGATGTTGCCGAGCGAGGATTTCCTGATCGATCTCATGCCCGCCGAGCCGCACGTCGTCGTCGCCTCACCCTGTTCAGGCCATGGCTTCAAATTCACGAGCGTTGTCGGAGAAATTCTTGCCGATCTTGCGATGGAGGGCGGCACAGAGCTGCCCATCTCGGCCTTCTCCTTCAAGGCGATGGAGAATTTCCTTGCCCCGCACAAGATGCAGGCTCACGGTTAG
- a CDS encoding MFS transporter, which yields MVDEKQLISKITWRLMPFLGLLYLVAYIDRQNVSFAKLQMVDALGMSEYAYGLGASLFFIGYFIFEVPSNLMLDRFGASRWFARILISWGIVTTLLAYTQNATMFYILRFLLGACEAGFFPGVLYLLTLWFPSIYRGKMVGLFMIFSAFANAVGAPLGGMLLDLNGLYNIAGWQWVFIATGVPAIILGVVTIFYLSDHPAKAHFLADEEKRWLQDRLASENAGMDKNADSGFKALLDPRVLLMALCYIAFPLAAYGLSYWLPTIVKSFGVGNTENGFLNIIPWLLVAVSLYVVPAMAAKAKSKTPYIVLPAFVGAVSLLLSALIPDHRLQFAFLSVAAAGIFAGQPVFWSLPSRFLRGAGAAAGLAAINSVGNLGGFIAQNVVPWIKDATGSTIAPMFFLAGCLAIGGLLVFVVEQQISRRERITREREIAAAAASPKI from the coding sequence ATGGTCGACGAAAAGCAGCTCATCTCGAAAATCACCTGGCGCCTGATGCCCTTTTTGGGGCTCTTGTACCTGGTCGCCTATATCGATCGTCAGAATGTCAGCTTCGCCAAGCTGCAGATGGTCGATGCACTCGGGATGAGTGAATATGCCTATGGCCTTGGCGCCTCTCTCTTTTTCATCGGTTATTTCATCTTCGAAGTGCCGAGCAATCTGATGCTGGATAGATTTGGCGCCAGCAGATGGTTCGCCAGAATTCTGATATCCTGGGGCATCGTGACGACGCTGCTTGCCTATACGCAGAATGCGACGATGTTCTATATTCTGCGCTTCCTTCTCGGCGCGTGCGAGGCAGGCTTCTTCCCCGGCGTTCTCTATCTTCTCACGCTCTGGTTCCCGTCGATCTATCGCGGCAAAATGGTTGGGCTGTTCATGATCTTCAGCGCATTCGCCAATGCCGTCGGTGCGCCGCTCGGCGGTATGCTGCTCGATCTCAACGGGCTCTACAATATTGCCGGCTGGCAATGGGTGTTCATCGCGACCGGCGTTCCGGCCATCATTCTGGGCGTGGTGACGATATTCTATCTGTCCGATCATCCGGCGAAGGCGCATTTTCTGGCGGACGAGGAAAAGCGCTGGCTGCAGGACAGGCTCGCCTCCGAAAATGCCGGCATGGACAAGAACGCCGATAGTGGTTTCAAAGCGCTCTTAGATCCCCGCGTGCTGCTGATGGCGCTCTGCTATATCGCCTTTCCGCTCGCAGCGTATGGCCTCAGCTATTGGCTACCGACGATCGTCAAAAGCTTCGGCGTCGGCAACACCGAGAACGGTTTCCTGAACATCATTCCGTGGCTCCTGGTCGCGGTCAGCCTCTATGTCGTTCCCGCCATGGCGGCAAAGGCGAAATCGAAGACGCCCTATATCGTCCTCCCGGCTTTTGTCGGAGCGGTATCGCTCCTGCTTTCCGCGTTGATCCCGGATCACAGGCTGCAGTTCGCGTTCCTGTCCGTCGCCGCCGCAGGCATCTTTGCCGGTCAGCCGGTCTTCTGGAGCCTGCCCTCGCGGTTTCTGAGAGGCGCGGGTGCTGCGGCGGGCCTCGCAGCCATCAACTCCGTCGGCAATCTCGGCGGCTTCATTGCCCAGAACGTCGTGCCATGGATCAAGGACGCGACGGGAAGCACGATTGCCCCGATGTTCTTCCTGGCCGGATGCCTGGCCATCGGCGGCCTGCTGGTATTCGTCGTGGAACAGCAGATATCCCGGAGGGAGCGGATCACCAGAGAAAGAGAGATCGCGGCCGCAGCAGCCTCCCCGAAAATCTGA
- a CDS encoding LysR family transcriptional regulator, translated as MFGLDQLAAFVDVVELGSFTAAAEKAGLTQPAISQQIKQLELSVGVRLIERVGRRAQPSVAGAELVVHARRILAECNAARDSMTPYREGSVGRVRIGSGGTASIHLLPRAIASAKKRMPGLEITVRIGNTDEILRDLETNTLDLAVVTLPATGRSLEIEAFYEDELLAVAPKGSEMPEGGPDAAFLRDRILLLYDGGNTRATTDGWFAEAGIRPQTAMEFGSVEAIKELVAAGLGWSVLPELALKRDRAMLTTSPVRPRLVRQLGIVLRRDKHLTKGLREVIRCLREFKG; from the coding sequence ATGTTCGGTCTGGACCAACTCGCAGCCTTTGTCGATGTCGTCGAACTCGGTAGCTTCACCGCAGCGGCCGAGAAGGCCGGCCTCACGCAGCCCGCTATCAGTCAGCAGATCAAGCAACTGGAACTGAGCGTGGGCGTACGCCTGATCGAGCGCGTGGGCCGTCGCGCTCAGCCATCGGTGGCTGGGGCAGAGCTTGTCGTCCATGCCAGGCGAATCCTTGCAGAGTGCAACGCTGCTCGGGATTCGATGACGCCATACCGAGAGGGCTCTGTGGGGCGTGTCAGGATCGGCAGCGGGGGCACCGCATCCATCCATCTGCTCCCGCGCGCAATCGCCTCTGCGAAGAAGCGGATGCCAGGTCTGGAGATCACCGTCCGTATTGGCAACACAGACGAGATCTTGCGCGACCTCGAAACAAATACGCTCGATCTTGCCGTTGTCACTCTGCCCGCCACTGGCCGCTCGCTGGAAATCGAGGCGTTTTACGAAGACGAATTGTTGGCGGTTGCGCCGAAAGGAAGCGAGATGCCCGAAGGCGGCCCGGACGCCGCATTTCTCCGCGATAGAATCCTGCTGCTTTACGACGGCGGCAACACCCGCGCGACGACCGATGGCTGGTTTGCCGAAGCGGGTATTCGCCCTCAGACCGCAATGGAGTTCGGCAGTGTCGAGGCGATCAAGGAATTGGTTGCCGCGGGACTAGGCTGGTCGGTATTGCCTGAACTGGCCCTCAAGCGCGATCGCGCGATGCTGACAACCTCTCCCGTCAGGCCCCGCCTTGTCCGTCAGCTCGGGATCGTCTTGCGGCGGGATAAGCATCTGACAAAAGGCCTCAGGGAAGTGATCAGATGCCTTCGAGAGTTTAAGGGGTAG